The proteins below are encoded in one region of Defluviitalea raffinosedens:
- a CDS encoding threonine/serine exporter family protein, with product MILQTISAFFATFFFALLFNISKKQLLFCGGIGAFGWLIYLCFFNLTDSVVLASFISALSISMISRIFSIIRKVPVTVFLISGIIPLVPGAGMYRTMYAMLAQNFQETAFYGAQTLEVAGVIAIAIIFTSSLPLGLKKR from the coding sequence ATGATTCTTCAGACAATCAGTGCGTTTTTTGCTACTTTCTTTTTTGCACTCCTTTTCAATATTTCAAAAAAACAGCTTTTATTTTGTGGGGGAATCGGTGCTTTTGGGTGGCTCATCTACTTATGTTTTTTTAATTTAACGGATTCTGTGGTTCTGGCCAGTTTTATCAGTGCGCTCAGCATCAGTATGATTTCCAGGATTTTTTCGATCATTCGAAAAGTCCCTGTGACCGTTTTCCTAATATCGGGTATTATTCCTCTTGTTCCGGGCGCAGGAATGTATCGCACCATGTATGCTATGCTTGCCCAGAACTTCCAGGAAACTGCCTTTTATGGTGCCCAAACCCTTGAAGTTGCCGGAGTCATAGCTATTGCCATAATTTTTACCTCTTCTTTACCTCTTGGATTAAAAAAGCGATAA
- a CDS encoding indolepyruvate oxidoreductase subunit beta has product MKTKNILIVGVGGQGTLLTSRVIGDVAINKGYDVKMSEVHGMAQRGGSVVTHVRYGKKVYSPLVEEGCADILLAFEKLEALRWIHYLKEDGIAIVNDQEINPMPVITGTAQYPKDILEKIKQVCRQTYIVDALKIARELGNIKVLNTVLLGILAKHLGLDKNTWIESIERVVPPKTIEINQKAFLVGYEL; this is encoded by the coding sequence ATGAAAACAAAAAATATACTCATTGTAGGTGTTGGGGGACAGGGTACTTTACTTACCAGCAGAGTTATTGGAGATGTTGCAATCAATAAAGGCTATGATGTAAAAATGTCTGAAGTTCATGGAATGGCTCAAAGAGGCGGAAGTGTTGTAACCCATGTAAGATATGGCAAAAAAGTATATTCTCCTTTGGTTGAAGAAGGCTGTGCAGATATTCTTTTAGCCTTTGAAAAATTGGAGGCTCTTCGATGGATTCACTACTTAAAAGAAGATGGGATTGCCATCGTCAATGATCAGGAAATCAATCCTATGCCGGTGATTACTGGTACAGCACAGTATCCTAAGGATATACTGGAAAAAATTAAGCAGGTCTGCAGGCAGACCTATATTGTGGATGCTTTAAAAATAGCAAGGGAACTGGGAAATATAAAGGTGTTAAATACGGTTTTGCTGGGGATATTGGCAAAACATTTAGGATTAGATAAAAATACATGGATAGAATCCATTGAAAGAGTTGTACCTCCTAAAACGATTGAAATCAATCAAAAGGCTTTTTTAGTGGGATATGAATTATAA
- a CDS encoding DUF2721 domain-containing protein — MELTLTTPALLFPAISLLLLAYTNRFLVLAQLVRELHAKFKHEPDEIISGQIENLQKRILLIRNMQILGVSSFFLCVFCMFLIFLNHYDLAKFTFACSLILLMASLGFSIRELLISAKALTLQLSDCDIEIKK, encoded by the coding sequence ATGGAATTAACATTGACGACTCCTGCTTTACTATTTCCTGCAATTTCTTTACTACTTTTAGCGTATACCAATCGATTTCTGGTGTTGGCGCAATTGGTCCGGGAGTTGCACGCAAAATTCAAACACGAACCTGATGAAATCATATCAGGGCAAATTGAGAATCTCCAGAAGCGCATTTTACTCATTCGTAACATGCAGATTCTGGGGGTAAGCAGCTTTTTTCTGTGTGTATTTTGCATGTTTTTGATTTTTTTAAACCATTACGATTTAGCAAAGTTTACATTTGCCTGCAGTTTGATTCTGCTTATGGCTTCCCTGGGATTTTCAATCAGAGAACTGTTGATTTCTGCAAAGGCTTTGACTTTACAGCTCAGCGATTGTGATATTGAGATAAAAAAATGA
- a CDS encoding threonine/serine exporter family protein — protein MQHKALLKFAIQAGEIMLRSGAETYRVEDTIERILSVHNLEVVEAFVTPTGIFATIDDKSMEMTTLVKRIRHRSIRLDKVMLVNDLSRRFTEGKISLENAMLELNEIDQKPPYPYYIMIGSTGLVSAFFTAVFGGNLRDCIVSFVIGISLGMMQHFFNKIRSSRFLTDLIGGCLIGSIALLFTRFLPSTHLDQIIIGSIMPLVPGVAITNAIRDTIEGDLLSGVSRAVEAFFVAISIATGVGVVLKIGLALLGGIL, from the coding sequence ATGCAGCATAAAGCATTATTGAAATTTGCAATTCAGGCAGGAGAAATTATGCTAAGAAGCGGTGCAGAAACCTATCGTGTAGAAGATACCATTGAACGCATACTCTCCGTGCATAACCTGGAGGTTGTTGAAGCCTTCGTTACCCCTACTGGCATCTTTGCTACCATTGATGACAAATCCATGGAAATGACCACTCTTGTTAAACGAATTCGTCATCGTTCTATTCGTTTGGATAAAGTTATGTTGGTTAATGATCTTTCCAGGAGATTTACAGAAGGAAAAATATCTCTGGAAAATGCAATGCTTGAACTTAATGAGATTGATCAAAAACCTCCTTACCCCTATTATATCATGATTGGCTCAACAGGACTGGTTTCTGCATTTTTTACTGCTGTATTCGGGGGTAATTTAAGAGACTGCATTGTTTCATTTGTCATTGGCATTTCCCTTGGAATGATGCAGCATTTCTTTAACAAAATAAGATCTTCCAGATTTCTGACGGACCTCATCGGTGGTTGTTTGATTGGAAGTATTGCGCTGTTATTTACCAGGTTTCTTCCCTCAACACATCTGGATCAAATTATTATCGGATCCATCATGCCCCTTGTTCCCGGCGTTGCCATTACCAATGCTATACGGGATACCATAGAAGGAGATTTATTATCTGGTGTATCAAGGGCTGTGGAAGCTTTCTTTGTAGCCATCTCCATCGCAACAGGGGTAGGTGTCGTTTTAAAAATCGGATTGGCTCTTCTGGGAGGTATACTATGA
- a CDS encoding citrate/2-methylcitrate synthase: MINLKLSDLEKDKLIKELSTKAKEANYINPELYTKYEVKRGLRDISGKGVLAGLTEVGEVHAYILDENELIPVPGRLSYRGIDVKEITEGFLKEGRYGFEETAYLLLCGTLPNQSVLGQFKDLISDAQSSKAEFARKTVLHLPSKDIMNVLGRGVLTLYSIDPNPDDISIENVLRQSIELLASVPMLAVYGYQTYVHQFFNKSLVLHTPQPELSIAENILYMLRPDSKYSPLEATLLDLSLVIHAEHGGGNNSTFTTHVVTSTGTDTYSAIAAAIGSLKGPRHGGANIKVRHMFKDLKEKIQDWNDDEAIKDYLTKLLNKEGFDRSGLIYGVGHAVYSISDPRAEILKSYAEALAQEKHFEDEFNLYKKVEKLAPEVIEKHRKMYKGVCANVDFYSGFIYEMLGIPEELYTPIFAISRVAGWCAHRLEELTNAGKIVRPAFKSVAPKREYIPIEKR, encoded by the coding sequence ATGATCAATCTGAAACTGTCCGACCTAGAAAAAGATAAGTTGATTAAAGAACTGAGTACCAAAGCTAAAGAAGCGAATTATATTAATCCTGAACTATATACAAAATATGAGGTAAAACGAGGACTTAGAGATATTAGTGGGAAAGGAGTTCTCGCAGGATTAACTGAAGTCGGAGAAGTTCATGCTTACATTTTAGATGAGAATGAATTAATACCCGTGCCTGGACGTTTAAGTTACAGAGGTATAGACGTAAAAGAAATTACAGAAGGATTTTTAAAAGAAGGAAGATATGGATTCGAAGAGACAGCATATCTCTTGCTTTGTGGAACTCTTCCTAATCAATCTGTTCTTGGCCAGTTTAAAGATTTAATATCTGATGCCCAATCTTCAAAAGCGGAATTTGCTCGCAAGACCGTTCTACATCTTCCAAGTAAGGATATTATGAATGTTTTGGGGAGAGGCGTACTGACCCTATACAGTATAGATCCAAATCCCGATGATATCAGTATAGAAAATGTATTAAGACAAAGTATAGAATTACTTGCAAGTGTTCCTATGCTGGCTGTTTATGGATACCAAACTTATGTTCATCAATTTTTCAATAAAAGCCTGGTACTGCATACACCACAACCAGAATTAAGTATTGCAGAAAATATTCTTTATATGCTGCGTCCTGATTCAAAATATTCCCCCTTAGAGGCGACTTTACTGGATTTATCCTTAGTGATTCATGCAGAACACGGGGGAGGAAATAATTCAACCTTTACTACTCACGTGGTAACTTCTACAGGAACCGATACATATTCTGCTATTGCTGCTGCTATAGGATCTTTAAAAGGTCCGAGACATGGAGGAGCCAACATTAAAGTAAGACATATGTTTAAAGATCTTAAAGAAAAGATTCAAGATTGGAATGACGATGAAGCCATTAAAGATTATTTAACAAAACTTTTAAACAAAGAGGGATTCGATCGCTCAGGTCTTATCTATGGTGTTGGTCACGCCGTATATTCAATTTCTGATCCAAGGGCAGAAATCTTAAAATCCTATGCAGAAGCATTAGCACAGGAAAAACACTTTGAAGATGAATTTAATTTATACAAGAAAGTTGAAAAATTGGCACCTGAAGTTATTGAAAAACATCGTAAAATGTATAAAGGTGTATGTGCCAATGTGGACTTTTATTCTGGTTTTATTTATGAAATGTTAGGTATTCCGGAGGAATTATATACGCCTATTTTTGCAATTTCCAGAGTTGCCGGCTGGTGCGCTCATCGACTCGAAGAATTAACCAATGCAGGTAAAATCGTTCGCCCTGCATTTAAAAGCGTAGCACCAAAACGAGAATATATTCCAATCGAAAAGAGATAA
- the iorA gene encoding indolepyruvate ferredoxin oxidoreductase subunit alpha — MKKLMLGNEAVARGAYEGGVRVATAYPGTPSTEITEFVAKYDEIYAEWAPNEKVAMEVAIGASLGGARAMVAMKHVGLNVAADPLFTVSYTGVNGGLVVVVADDPGMHSSQNEQDSRCYARAAHIPMLEPSDSQEAKDYMKRALELSEQYDTPVLLRMTTRVSHAQSVVETGEREEIEFKPYEKNIGKNVMMPAMAVKRHIVVENRMKELAKAANTMDFNRIEWADKKIGVITSGISYQYVKEALPEASVLKLGMVHPLPKELIQEFAKEVNTLYVAEELEPIIEEQIKNMGISVIGKEIFSVQGELSVRKIASAIDKREVTVREPEALPGRPPVLCPGCPHRGMYYVINKMKLHAAGDIGCYTLGALPPLGSMDACVCMGASVGMAHGIEKARGRDFAKNWVGIIGDSTFIHSGITGLIDIVYNKGMSTVIILDNSTTGMTGHQDNPATGKTIKGEPAPVLNLVELSKAIGVRNVRVVDPFELKEVETVLKEETTRDEPSVIIASRPCALLSKKKAPVYKISDACVQCGLCLRLGCPSIEKQDGKIIINDALCNGCGLCTKVCRTGAIVREAE; from the coding sequence ATGAAAAAGCTGATGTTAGGGAATGAAGCGGTAGCCAGAGGAGCCTATGAAGGAGGAGTCAGGGTTGCGACTGCTTATCCGGGAACTCCCAGCACAGAGATTACAGAATTTGTTGCCAAATATGATGAAATCTACGCTGAATGGGCTCCTAATGAAAAAGTAGCAATGGAAGTGGCCATTGGAGCTTCTTTGGGAGGTGCCCGAGCTATGGTTGCCATGAAGCACGTAGGATTGAATGTTGCAGCCGATCCTCTTTTTACTGTGTCCTATACAGGAGTTAATGGAGGTTTAGTGGTTGTGGTTGCGGATGACCCCGGAATGCACAGTTCTCAAAATGAACAGGATAGTCGCTGTTATGCCAGAGCTGCACACATTCCAATGCTTGAACCTTCCGACAGTCAGGAAGCTAAGGATTATATGAAACGAGCTTTGGAACTTAGTGAACAATATGACACGCCAGTGTTGCTTCGCATGACTACCCGTGTTTCCCATGCACAGAGCGTTGTAGAAACTGGGGAGAGAGAAGAAATAGAATTTAAACCTTATGAAAAAAATATAGGGAAAAATGTTATGATGCCCGCTATGGCAGTAAAAAGGCATATAGTTGTTGAAAACAGAATGAAGGAACTTGCCAAAGCAGCTAATACGATGGATTTTAACAGAATAGAGTGGGCTGATAAAAAAATAGGGGTGATTACCAGTGGCATCAGTTATCAATACGTGAAAGAAGCCCTTCCTGAAGCATCGGTATTAAAGCTTGGAATGGTACATCCTCTTCCTAAAGAATTGATTCAGGAATTTGCTAAAGAAGTAAATACCCTTTATGTAGCAGAGGAATTGGAACCCATTATTGAAGAGCAGATAAAAAATATGGGCATTTCTGTGATCGGAAAAGAAATTTTTTCTGTTCAGGGAGAACTGTCAGTACGAAAGATAGCGTCGGCAATTGATAAACGTGAGGTTACAGTCAGAGAGCCTGAAGCCTTGCCAGGGCGGCCACCCGTATTGTGTCCTGGATGTCCTCATAGAGGAATGTATTATGTGATCAATAAAATGAAACTTCATGCGGCAGGGGATATAGGATGTTACACTCTGGGGGCGCTTCCACCACTCGGAAGTATGGATGCCTGCGTATGTATGGGTGCAAGTGTTGGAATGGCCCATGGAATAGAGAAGGCAAGGGGAAGAGATTTTGCAAAGAACTGGGTTGGCATTATAGGAGATTCAACATTTATTCATTCGGGTATTACAGGATTAATTGACATTGTTTATAACAAAGGAATGTCGACCGTCATTATATTAGATAATTCTACTACCGGTATGACAGGACACCAGGATAATCCTGCCACAGGAAAAACGATTAAAGGAGAGCCGGCTCCTGTATTAAACTTAGTAGAGCTATCCAAAGCCATAGGGGTCAGAAATGTAAGAGTAGTAGATCCCTTCGAATTAAAAGAAGTAGAAACAGTTCTAAAGGAAGAAACGACCAGGGACGAACCATCAGTGATCATTGCCAGCAGACCTTGTGCACTTTTGTCCAAGAAAAAAGCACCGGTCTACAAGATATCCGATGCCTGCGTACAGTGTGGTCTATGCTTAAGACTGGGATGTCCCTCCATCGAAAAGCAGGATGGCAAAATAATTATCAATGATGCCCTGTGTAACGGATGTGGGCTTTGCACGAAGGTTTGCAGAACTGGTGCAATCGTAAGGGAGGCAGAGTAA
- a CDS encoding ThiF family adenylyltransferase, with translation MLHSFSRTELLLGKEAMEKLYRSKVAIFGIGGVGSFVVEGLVRSGIGKFILVDDDSVCLTNINRQLHATRKTVGRPKVEVMKERILEINPKAEVITHQTFFLPETSDEIIDDDCDYIVDAIDTVTGKIELVLQAKKRNIPIISCLGAGNKLDPTKFEVDDIYNTSICPLAKVMRKELKKRNVDSLKVVYSKEPPIKPREEEVTTCKEGCICTNKDRTCLERRQIPGSISFVPSVAGLIIAGEVIKDLIR, from the coding sequence ATGCTGCATTCATTTTCTAGAACAGAACTTCTATTGGGTAAAGAAGCAATGGAAAAACTTTATCGAAGTAAAGTAGCTATTTTTGGCATAGGTGGAGTAGGAAGTTTTGTCGTAGAGGGCTTGGTTCGTTCAGGTATCGGTAAATTTATTCTTGTAGATGATGATTCAGTATGTTTAACAAATATCAACCGTCAGCTCCATGCAACGAGAAAAACAGTTGGAAGACCTAAGGTTGAAGTTATGAAAGAACGCATTTTAGAAATAAATCCTAAAGCAGAAGTGATCACTCATCAAACTTTTTTCCTTCCGGAAACCTCTGATGAAATTATTGATGACGACTGCGATTATATTGTAGATGCGATTGATACGGTGACAGGAAAGATAGAACTTGTCCTTCAGGCTAAAAAGAGAAATATTCCAATTATCAGCTGTTTAGGAGCAGGGAATAAATTAGACCCTACGAAATTTGAGGTAGATGATATTTATAATACTTCTATTTGTCCGCTGGCTAAAGTAATGAGAAAAGAGCTTAAAAAGCGTAATGTAGATTCATTAAAGGTGGTTTATTCCAAAGAACCTCCCATTAAGCCAAGGGAAGAAGAAGTCACTACTTGCAAAGAAGGCTGTATTTGCACCAATAAAGACAGAACTTGTCTTGAAAGACGCCAAATACCGGGAAGTATTTCTTTTGTACCTTCTGTTGCAGGTCTTATTATTGCAGGAGAAGTGATCAAGGACCTAATAAGATAA
- a CDS encoding C-GCAxxG-C-C family (seleno)protein, translated as MKEKAVFYYNQGYNCSQCMLKAAEEHYGLEIPQECYDVCKGLNTGLGIGSTCSLISAATMIFGLLFDEKAVKRLRIRYIDAFHDLHKALNCSQLKSLREYYGNCSRLIGEAAELLEKIISEEKRNI; from the coding sequence ATGAAAGAAAAAGCAGTCTTCTATTATAATCAAGGGTATAACTGCTCTCAGTGTATGTTAAAAGCAGCAGAAGAACATTATGGATTGGAGATTCCTCAGGAATGTTATGATGTGTGTAAAGGGTTAAATACTGGGCTTGGCATAGGAAGTACCTGCAGCCTTATCTCTGCTGCAACGATGATTTTTGGACTATTATTTGATGAAAAAGCTGTAAAACGTTTAAGAATCCGTTATATTGATGCTTTCCATGATTTGCACAAAGCCCTTAATTGCAGTCAGCTTAAAAGCTTAAGGGAGTATTACGGAAACTGCAGCAGATTAATTGGAGAAGCGGCAGAACTATTGGAAAAAATTATATCAGAAGAAAAAAGAAATATCTAG
- a CDS encoding SH3 domain-containing C40 family peptidase, whose translation MKKCSHLKLKLLIGFLILLLLNSSILSAEMNGSNNVSKSNMELPSTWGIVNHDGINIRQYPDPDSQILGIVDKNDVLIVTGKFKKWYRICYKNKSAWIYSQYLEGCTLPFVKEIVPITKEEALREQIVHYAKQFIGTPYCYGGTDLKKGVDCSGFTQAVMKNFGISIHRTASGQFNNGILVKKADLSPADLVFFDTSGRNDGDISHVGLYIGNNQFIHATTAKGVKIDDLSQSYYKKRYVLATSVINKK comes from the coding sequence ATGAAAAAATGTAGCCATTTAAAACTAAAACTTTTAATTGGATTTTTGATTTTACTTCTTCTAAATTCGTCAATATTATCTGCTGAAATGAATGGATCCAATAATGTTTCCAAAAGTAATATGGAGCTACCTTCTACATGGGGGATCGTCAACCATGATGGGATTAATATTCGGCAATATCCTGATCCTGATTCACAAATTCTGGGCATAGTTGATAAAAATGATGTTCTCATCGTCACAGGTAAATTTAAAAAGTGGTATCGCATCTGTTATAAGAACAAGTCAGCCTGGATTTATTCGCAGTATCTTGAAGGGTGCACTCTCCCATTTGTAAAAGAAATCGTGCCTATAACAAAAGAAGAAGCCTTAAGAGAACAAATTGTACACTATGCCAAACAGTTTATTGGAACGCCTTACTGCTATGGCGGAACCGACTTAAAAAAAGGAGTAGACTGTTCCGGATTTACTCAGGCTGTTATGAAAAATTTCGGTATTTCTATACATAGGACTGCCAGTGGTCAATTTAATAATGGAATTTTGGTAAAAAAAGCAGACTTAAGTCCTGCAGATCTGGTATTCTTTGATACCTCGGGAAGAAATGATGGCGATATATCTCATGTGGGACTGTACATAGGCAACAATCAATTTATTCATGCTACCACTGCAAAAGGAGTAAAGATAGATGATTTATCCCAAAGCTATTACAAAAAAAGGTATGTATTGGCTACATCAGTGATTAACAAAAAATAA
- the glyA gene encoding serine hydroxymethyltransferase → MYSFEEIQKVDAEIAQAIEKEIGRQNNKIELIASENFVSKAVMAAMGSPLTNKYAEGYPGKRYYGGCEYVDIVENLAIERAKEIFGAEHANVQPHSGAQANMAVFFAVLNPGDTVMGMNLSHGGHLTHGSPVNMSGKHYNIVPYGVDEKTGYIDYDLVRAIAKEHKPKLIIAGASAYPRTIDFAKFREIADEVGAYLMVDMAHIAGLVAAGLHPNPVPYAEFVTTTTHKTLRGPRGGMILCKAEFAKLIDKSIFPGIQGGPLMHVIAAKAVSFKEALSDEFKAYQQQIVRNAKALANALMERGLNLVSGGTDNHLMMVDLRNLDLTGKEAEKRLDQIGVTCNKNTIPFDPQSPFVTSGIRLGTPAVTSRGMKEEDMEVIADIITMTLKDFESNKAKAAEKVAELVAKYPLY, encoded by the coding sequence ATGTACTCTTTTGAAGAAATACAGAAGGTTGATGCAGAAATAGCACAGGCTATAGAAAAAGAAATAGGAAGACAGAATAATAAAATAGAATTGATTGCTTCTGAAAACTTTGTTTCGAAAGCGGTTATGGCAGCCATGGGTTCTCCTCTTACCAATAAATATGCAGAAGGCTATCCGGGAAAAAGATATTATGGCGGATGCGAATATGTGGATATTGTAGAAAATCTGGCGATCGAAAGGGCAAAGGAAATTTTCGGTGCAGAGCATGCCAATGTTCAGCCCCATTCCGGAGCACAGGCGAATATGGCCGTATTCTTTGCAGTTTTAAATCCTGGAGATACGGTTATGGGAATGAATCTCTCCCATGGAGGACATTTAACCCACGGAAGTCCTGTGAATATGTCTGGGAAACACTATAATATTGTACCTTATGGTGTGGATGAAAAGACTGGTTATATAGATTATGATCTTGTAAGGGCAATTGCTAAAGAACACAAACCAAAACTCATTATTGCCGGAGCCAGTGCATATCCCAGAACTATCGATTTTGCGAAGTTCAGAGAAATTGCTGATGAAGTAGGGGCTTACTTAATGGTAGACATGGCGCATATTGCAGGATTAGTGGCTGCAGGCCTTCATCCCAATCCAGTACCTTATGCTGAATTTGTTACCACTACGACTCACAAGACCTTAAGAGGACCAAGGGGTGGAATGATTCTTTGCAAAGCAGAATTTGCAAAACTTATTGATAAATCCATATTCCCAGGTATTCAAGGGGGACCATTAATGCATGTCATTGCTGCAAAAGCAGTAAGTTTTAAAGAAGCATTAAGCGATGAATTTAAAGCTTATCAGCAGCAAATCGTAAGGAACGCAAAGGCTTTAGCAAATGCGTTAATGGAAAGAGGATTAAATCTTGTATCCGGAGGAACGGACAACCATCTTATGATGGTGGATCTTAGAAACCTAGATTTAACCGGTAAAGAAGCGGAGAAGAGACTGGACCAAATAGGCGTTACATGCAATAAGAACACAATTCCTTTTGATCCTCAAAGTCCTTTTGTAACCAGTGGTATTCGTTTAGGTACTCCGGCAGTTACTTCAAGAGGAATGAAAGAAGAGGATATGGAAGTGATTGCAGACATTATTACGATGACTTTAAAAGATTTTGAAAGCAATAAAGCAAAAGCAGCTGAAAAAGTTGCAGAATTAGTAGCGAAATATCCACTATACTAA
- a CDS encoding SoxR reducing system RseC family protein has protein sequence MSEAGKEIGKVIAIKDRYAIVSLTRNEACQKCGACSHGHRSEEMILEADNLCNAKVGDQVGIDLAYSDFLKATFIMYGLPLITLFLGFFVGYFGSNKLGYVSIQEPAGIIGAFIFMGITFLWIRLKEEKWKTQNYRPAIVEIVEK, from the coding sequence ATGAGTGAAGCAGGAAAAGAAATCGGAAAAGTCATTGCAATAAAAGACAGATATGCCATAGTGAGCCTCACAAGAAATGAGGCTTGCCAGAAATGCGGTGCATGTAGTCATGGCCATCGGTCTGAAGAAATGATATTAGAAGCCGATAATCTTTGTAATGCTAAAGTAGGAGATCAGGTAGGCATAGATTTAGCTTATTCAGATTTCCTGAAGGCAACATTTATTATGTACGGACTGCCGTTAATAACATTGTTTTTAGGTTTTTTTGTAGGATATTTTGGTTCGAATAAGCTGGGCTATGTTTCAATTCAGGAGCCTGCAGGAATCATTGGTGCTTTTATCTTTATGGGTATTACTTTTTTATGGATTCGTTTAAAAGAAGAAAAATGGAAAACGCAGAACTACCGTCCGGCAATAGTGGAAATTGTAGAAAAATGA